A single region of the Methanothermobacter sp. K4 genome encodes:
- a CDS encoding bile acid:sodium symporter family protein has translation MTGTIKKYYGALTLLCVLMGLLFPQFSVFSGYTPLLLALLVFSLVIEHSLEDFGRIIQHPQFLGLVSVSNFLLYPLLGFLFIKIFNFSGDMVAGVILLSFAPSPVVAALWTELSGGDGTPALSAALTSMLLSVAVYPAVLYLMGVASPSVAFRVFELLVFTVFLPAVVALILRLEEERLIPARKTLNLLSAILGLVIIVVAVAHMSGSARTGGVMEIVLTVSVMLLAGFTYGFILGRLRGDDGAAYVYTAGMRDGVIPVGVALTYFSPAVALPATILLVVMPVFTGIVYYLVRGGE, from the coding sequence ATGACAGGAACCATAAAGAAGTACTATGGGGCCCTGACGCTTTTATGCGTCCTCATGGGTCTATTGTTCCCCCAGTTTTCAGTTTTCTCAGGCTACACGCCCCTGCTTCTTGCGTTGCTGGTTTTCTCCCTTGTCATTGAACACAGCCTGGAGGACTTCGGGAGGATCATACAGCACCCCCAGTTCCTTGGCCTGGTCTCTGTGTCCAATTTTCTGTTATACCCACTTCTGGGGTTCCTTTTTATTAAAATATTCAACTTCAGCGGTGATATGGTTGCTGGAGTCATACTACTCTCATTTGCACCATCCCCGGTTGTCGCGGCCCTCTGGACCGAACTCTCCGGTGGGGACGGCACCCCTGCCCTCTCAGCTGCCCTTACATCCATGCTACTATCTGTTGCAGTTTACCCCGCTGTCCTCTACCTAATGGGTGTGGCCTCACCTTCAGTGGCGTTCAGGGTCTTTGAACTCCTTGTATTCACAGTGTTCCTGCCCGCGGTGGTTGCCCTAATTCTGAGGCTTGAGGAGGAGAGGCTCATACCTGCAAGGAAGACCCTCAACTTACTGTCGGCGATACTCGGGCTTGTTATAATTGTTGTTGCGGTTGCCCATATGTCAGGTTCTGCGAGAACTGGGGGGGTCATGGAGATCGTCCTTACGGTGTCTGTGATGCTACTTGCAGGTTTCACCTATGGCTTCATTCTCGGAAGGCTTAGAGGGGATGATGGGGCCGCATATGTTTACACGGCGGGCATGCGTGATGGTGTGATCCCTGTTGGTGTGGCCCTCACCTACTTTTCACCTGCAGTTGCACTCCCTGCCACGATTTTACTTGTGGTGATGCCGGTATTCACTGGAATTGTT